In Gimesia panareensis, the genomic window TGGCAGCGCCCGCTGGTGCAGACCGCTCTGCTGGAGCGACTGATCCGCCGTTATGCGACCGCGGGAAGTCGGACCGATCTGGTCACCTGTGCGAAACTGTTCGAACTGGCCCCCGATGTGGACTCGCGCAAACTCCTGATGACCGGTTTCGAGAGTTCCTTCAAGGGACGTTCGCTGGCCGGTCTGCCCGAAGCATTGGTCAAGGCACTCGCGGATGCGGGCGGCGGCTCGACGACCCTGCAGATGCGACTGGGCAACAGCGACGCCATTCAGAAAGCGCTCGATGCACTCAAGTCACCAGAGAAAAAAGCAACGGGCAAAAACCAGGCAGAGCTGGTGGATTATATCCAGGTACTGGGTGAACTGCAGGAGCCCCAGGCACGGCCCGCGCTGCAGTCGTTGTTGAGCAGCACGAAAAATGCCGACCTGCAGACCGCGTTGCTGGTCGCCTTACAGAAATATCAGCAGCCGGAAATCGCGACTGTGATTCTGGAGCGGTATCCAAGTTATGCGGACGACGTCCGCGAAGTGGCGTTGAGTACGCTCGTCAGCCGTAAAGCGTGGACGCGTGCGTTACTGGCGGCTGTTGAAGAGGGGCGCATCGAGAAACAGTCGATCCCGGAAGATCTGGTCCGTAAGATGACGATTCACCAGGATCCAGAGATCAAAGAACTGGTCGCTCGGCACTGGAAAGAGATTCAGGGCGCATCCAGCCAGCAGATGCAGGCCAGTATTGCCCGCATCTCCGGGGTGTTGGAGCAGGGAGCCAGCGATGTTTATCGCGGCAAGGAACTGTATCAGCAGAACTGCGCCAAGTGCCATGTGCTGTTTGGGGAAGGGAAACGCGTCGGACCCGAATTGACGCAGTACAAGCGCGACGATTCCCTGCGGATGCTGATGCACATTGTGAATCCGAGTGCGGAAATCCGCGAAGGTTTCGAAACGTATCTGGTGATCACCGACGACGGTCTGGTGGTCTCCGGCTTCCTGTATGATCAGGACAAACAGATCGTCGTACTTCGCGGCGCCGACGGTCAGAACGTGACGATCAAGCGGGAAAACATCGATGAAATGATCAAGCAGCCGAAATCCCTGATGCCCGATGGACTGCTCGATAAACTGAGCGACCAGCAATTGCGGGACCTGTTCGGTTTCCTGCGGAGCAGTCAGCCGGTCTTTAAATAATGATCGATGTTACAGAGTGATTCATGACTCAATGCGAAAACTTTTCGATCAGTTCGCTGGCGTAATCGAGTTTGGGAATCAGGCAGGGGTGCTTGTACTGCTCCAGGCTGCCTCCCGGTTTCTGCTGACGCTCAGTTGCGAAACGCTGCCACGTGCCCGGCTTGAGCGGGCAGGGGACTGGCGGCGCGAGCCGACCGGACTGTCGTTTCTCCGCATATTCACAATTGGCTTCCTGCAACTGCTGATCGAAGGCGGCGAGCAATCGCGTGAGTGATTCAGCCGACAGCGTGGGGGATTCTTCAAACAGCAGCTGATAGCGCGGCGGTTCACCCCATTGGGGGATGACTGTGAACTGACCGAGTTCGAGAGCGACCTCTTCTGTGGCGCCGCGGACGGCTGTCACGACCTGGGACTCGGTAATTTTCTCACCTGTCAGGTTGGAGATGTGAGCGCCCTTGTGCAGAAATTCGAGCATGGGAGTGGACTGATAAAAGCCGGTACAACGCACGACGTCACAGATGTGATAGCGATACAGGCCCGAAGGCGTGGTCAGCAGGATATAATAATTCTGCCCCTCTTCCAGCTGATCCGCCGTCAGAATATGGTCTGTCGTCAGCGGGTCTTCTGCTTCGGGAACAAACTCAAAAAAGTGGGACGTGATATCCAGCACGCCACTCGAAGTGCCGGAGGCGAGGGGAATTGTCATGCGTCCTTCACTGGCCGAGAGCCCATGATCGCGGACCGGCAGATCTCCATAGTAGGGTTTTAGTTGAGACAGGTACGCACCCGCACTGCCTCCGGTCCAGACCGCCAGTACGCAGAGCCCGGGCCAGTAGTCGCGCGGATAGAGGTGACCGGTGCGTTCGATGATCTGTTCGAGTTCGCGTGCCCGCCGGCGGTTCTTCCGCTGCAACCGTCGTTTTAATTTTCCCAGGACCCTCGGATCCATCTGCGCGGCGCCGGTCAGTCGGCCGTCCGCGATGTCCCGCACCAGGGATTCTTTTTCCTGGTCGGCGAACCGGGCCAGGTGCAGCAGTGTACTCGGGTTGGCCGTGGTGAGCATGCCCACATAGCGGTCGGCCAGCGCGAGCCGCAGCGTGGTGTAGTATTTCAGCTGTGCGTCGTCGATACGGGAAACTTCGCCGGGCACGGTATACATCGACTGCACGACGGGACTCTGCATCGCCGCGACCAGGCCGCTGATGTTCCCACAGGGAGCGCCGCCGGGCGTGCGAAATTTATCATAGTTGCTGGTCAGCTGAACGATGTTGTGATATTTGAGCGAAGGGTAGTCGTCGTAGGTCAGGATGCCCCAGTTCTGCCAGCCCTGGCGGTAACTTTTCAGAAAGGGGACCGTGATCGGAATGAATTTGGAATCCGTGGTCGTGCCGCTGCTCAAGGTAAACATCAACAGCTGATTCTCGGGACCTAACAGCGCCTGCGTCTCACCCTGTTTGACCCGTTCGATATAGGGTTGGAAAAAATCGTATTCCGTAACGGGAAAGCGGGATTGAAAATCTTCAATCGTGCAGGAGCCGTCCAGTTTGTGCTGGCGGCTCAGGTCGCTGTCGGCGTTGAGTTGCAGGATGTCCTGCAGGGTCTCCTGCTGGACGGCGCGACAGGAACTGGTGCGTGCAAGGAACTCACGGGCGGCACCGCGATAGCGTTGTCTTACGAAAATCCCTCCGAACGCTCGCAGCAGATACAGGGCATGCATTCCTTGCTCCCCGGTGAAATGTTCTGCACTCAGAAAAGGGTCCACGTGGAGGAGAGTCTGTATACAGCAGGAACTCTCCTCCGTTCAGACGGGACCGGACGATTAATCTTCGTCGTCGTCTTTCTTCTTTTTCTTCTTCTTGCCGATCGAAACTTTTTCGACGCGGACTTTAGGCAGTCCCAGAGCGCCCTGGCCTTCGACCCAGCGATCTTCGAACTTCAATTTTTCAATACGTTCAGCGCGCTTCAACACGTTACGGGCACGGGTCAGCGAGCTTTTGCTCTTCAAACTTTTGTCGAGTGACACGGTGTCATCCCCTCTGAATAGATGTTATTTCGAAGACGGTCATTTACTATGGAAATTGACCGTCAAAACTGGCATAGTGGTGTCTTAATCGCAAGAAGCGCTCTTAAAGCATGCTGGTCAAACGGACATTTCGCCCGCGACGATTTGCGAAGCGACATATGGTAAAGGGAAATGTCAACGATTGCAACCGCTGCTAAATGAATCCTTTCCGCTGTTTTTCGCGAATTTTCGAAATTCAGCACCAAAACCGGGGCCGAGGGAGACCAGACCATTTCGCTGTACGATACAAATTTCACCCTGTTGGACTGGTTCCTCGTCGCCTGCTACCTGCTCTCATCGATCGTAATTGGTTTGTGGGCCAATCGTTACGTCGGAAACCTGTCCGATTACCTGGTCGCCGGGCGGAAACTCCGCCTGAGATTGGCCCTGGCAACGATGACCGGGACCGAACTGGGCCTGGTGACCGTGATGTATATGGCCGAACTCGGTTTTACCCAGCAGTACGCTTCGCTGTACCTCGCCTTTCTGGAAGCGGGGGCGGTGCTGCTGATCGGTCTGACCGGCTTTGTTGTCTATCGGCTC contains:
- a CDS encoding small basic protein translates to MSLDKSLKSKSSLTRARNVLKRAERIEKLKFEDRWVEGQGALGLPKVRVEKVSIGKKKKKKKDDDED
- a CDS encoding GH3 auxin-responsive promoter family protein, which translates into the protein MHALYLLRAFGGIFVRQRYRGAAREFLARTSSCRAVQQETLQDILQLNADSDLSRQHKLDGSCTIEDFQSRFPVTEYDFFQPYIERVKQGETQALLGPENQLLMFTLSSGTTTDSKFIPITVPFLKSYRQGWQNWGILTYDDYPSLKYHNIVQLTSNYDKFRTPGGAPCGNISGLVAAMQSPVVQSMYTVPGEVSRIDDAQLKYYTTLRLALADRYVGMLTTANPSTLLHLARFADQEKESLVRDIADGRLTGAAQMDPRVLGKLKRRLQRKNRRRARELEQIIERTGHLYPRDYWPGLCVLAVWTGGSAGAYLSQLKPYYGDLPVRDHGLSASEGRMTIPLASGTSSGVLDITSHFFEFVPEAEDPLTTDHILTADQLEEGQNYYILLTTPSGLYRYHICDVVRCTGFYQSTPMLEFLHKGAHISNLTGEKITESQVVTAVRGATEEVALELGQFTVIPQWGEPPRYQLLFEESPTLSAESLTRLLAAFDQQLQEANCEYAEKRQSGRLAPPVPCPLKPGTWQRFATERQQKPGGSLEQYKHPCLIPKLDYASELIEKFSH